The window TAAATAACGATGCTTCATCAATGGACAACCTCTTTCTATGTCTTATTTTTCTCTTTTATAAAATGGAGTTGCTACTGTAACTGCTTTTAGTCGTTTATTTCTTATCTCAATTTCTACCTCTTGCCCAAGTTCTGCAAATGTTGCGTCAATTATAGCTAAACCAATATTTTTCTTAAGAGTAGGTGATTGTGTACCGGATGTAACATGCCCAATTTGCTTGTTATCTACAAATACTGGATATCCCGTACGAGGAATTCCTTTATCAATCATTTCGATACCAATACTTTTTCTTGGTACACCGTTCTCTTTTTGTTCAAGTAAGATTGATTTACCATTAAAATCTTGTTCTTTTTTTAGTTTTACGACAAAACCAATATTAGCTTCAAGTGGCGAAATATCTTTTGTTAATTCTTGACCATAAAGTGGTAAACAAGCTTCAAAACGCAAAGTATCACGAGCACCTAAACCACATGGAAGAATACCTTCCTCGCTACCTGCATCGAGAATACTGCTCCATAGATCTGTTACATCATTAGCAGAAGCGTATATTTCAAATCCATCTTCCCCTGTGTAGCCAGTTCGTGAGATAATCACATTTTTACCAGCAACTTCAACATTGTTTGCGAAACGGAAGAATCCAATTTCATCCAAACTTTTTGTAGTCAGCTTTTGTAAAATGACCTGAGCTAACGGTCCTTGTAAAGCAAGTAAACCATAATCTTCTGATTTATTTACTAGTGTTACATCTCCAATTACATTTTCCTGCATCCATTTATAATCTTTTTCGATATTACCAGCGTTTACAACAAGAAGATAATGATTGTCTTCAATTTTGTAAATTAATAAATCATCTACAATTCCGCCATCCTTATAACACATGGCTGTGTATTGTGCCTGCCCATCTACTAATTTTGAGACATCATTCGTCATAATGTTTTGAAGATATTCTTCACTATCTGTACCTGTTAGGATTATTTCTCCCATATGAGAAACATCAAACAATCCAGCTTTCGTTCTCACTGCTTCGTGCTCGGCCTTGATACTTGAGAATTGGACTGGAAGTTCCCATCCTCCGAAGTCAATGGTCTTTCCTCCGTAATTTGCATATACATCAAATAAAGGTGTTCGTTTCAACTTTTCTGCCAAAATAATCTCCTCCTTCACTATTTCCATACAAAAAAGGACAGAATAACCCCTTTGGGAAAACAAGGGTTCTCTGTCCTGGGACCTGAAAGTTTACCAAAAATGGCTTTCCTCTTTGGTGGCTTCACGTAGTAAAAACGAAAGCGCTCTCCAGAGTTGCGTCCTATACGAGTTCTTTTGCCTGAGAGATTCATAATTTACATTACTTGCTCCTTCGGCGACGCAACTAGTGCGTTCTCTCCCCGTATAATCATCCGCGATATCTGTATAACTCACTCTTTGTCTATATCCTAACATTCAAGTGAATTATAAGCAATACTTTTTAATAAAATCGACTAAAGGCGAACGTTATTGACGAAAATAACATATATCATCCGCCTTTGAGTCGATTCACTTGGTATCCAGCATACTCTGTAATTTGTCTTAGTGGTCTATGTTCTGTTCGAATCGTTATATGCGCAGCCTTTTTATAAAACCACTTCCTCATTTTAAACAGTTGTTCTAATTCTTCCTTCGTACTGTTCTGCACAATCGGTCTGTTTTTGTCGTTTTTAATTCTCATCCAAATATCTTCAAAAGTTGCATCTAAATAAAGTACAAGTCCAGTTCTTCGCATCACTTCAATATTTTTTTCGTTCATGGCAACCCCACCACCTGTCGAAATGATGCACGATTCGTTCCGAAAATTTTCAAGAAAGTCAGTCTCTACTTTCCGAAAGTACGCTTCTCCTTCTTGCTCAAAAATCTCAGGAATTGTTCTATTTTGTAATCTTACAATTTCCTTATCCATATCATAGTAGGGCATTTTTAAAAAGAAGCTCAATCTTCTACCGATTGCACTTTTGCCACTTCCCATAAATCCTACTAAATATACTTTATACACGATTCACCAACTCACTAAGTTCCAATTTTCTCGGTGCCATAATATCATCAAGTTATTCTTTATTATAGAGAGTGGCTTTTTTTATTACAACTATAAAAAAAGAGTTAAATGGAAACTATCGCGTATTTTGTCGATGGAATACCTCTAATTTTTCAATTGTTGCATCAGTATAAAACATCTCTAAAGCATCATATGTTTGATACTTGGATTGATACGCAGCAATAATGGACAGCAACAAGACAGTTACAACCAGCAAAAGTATAACTACAGCTGGTAGGAATACCCCTCTTTCATTCTGTACGAAATGTAACATAAAATACATGCACCTTCTCTACACCATTTAAAAAATTCATCTTCATTAGCAATGAGTTTCCTTCCATTTCAACAAATAGAGATTCAATATTTAATAACATCTGCTCATGACCATCCAAATTTTTTATTTTACGTATTAAGTTTTTGTATAACTCCACTTTATAATTTGTTTGACCTTTTCTGATCGTAATCCCTCTTGAATTTTCATAAACTTCTATAGAGTCCACTTCGGTTAAAAAAGAATCTACATACTGGATGAACAACGCCCATTCTGTTTCTGTAGTATCGGTCACATTTGCCTCCGTTTTAGTTAACCACCACATAGTACCTACCAACACTTGAGCAAAAAGCATAAATACGGCTAAATGAAGAATCCCCTCCAGTAACGTGTAACCTGATTGGTCACGGATTTTCATTTTATAATTGGCACACATTTACGCTGCTCCTCTCGCATCCCTTCATAGTCAATACAAATTTTTTCGTCATTAATATCATATGAATAGATAACTCCATCTACTTGCATAGCTCCAGTTGGAATATTTTCTGCGGTATACAACTTTGCAATTTCATACATGACTAAAGACGAATGATAATCTCTTTTTTTATCTTCTAGTTGAACAATCATGCTATTTACTACCGGCAATATTGTAGTACTAATTAGAAAAGTAATACTTAATGATAAAATTGTCTCTGGCCAGGAAAAACCATGACTATTTTTCATAATTTATCACACCTCTACCTATATAAAAGGTTATTCGCTTCACACCTCTCTCGGTTTCAAACAATAAGTTTCCAAAACTGTTTATATTACCATTTGGATGAAATGAAATCACTTTTAAAGTACTTTCATCACTTAAACGCATATTTTTTGGTAAATCGTTTTCGAACCAGACAGTACCTGCTGATTCTGCCTTATATTGCGTTCGGTTGTTAGGAAAATTTAAATAAGTATACCTATTTTCACCAATAGAGATAGCTTGAAGTCTCAAAATATCTAAATGTAATTGCCGATAGAATCTCTCTTCCTCCATATCCTTCATCTTTGTAGAAGTAATAAATAGAACTGAAGAAGATACCACCATTACAATCGTTAAAACAAGTAACATTTCAATCAATGTATATCCCTTCTCGTTCAGCTTAAATTTCGTCAACACGAACTTATTCACTAGTCACTTTCCCAGTAGCAGGATCAATCGTAACAGTCTCCCCATTAGGACATGTTGTGTTTTCACCAGGCAAATAACCTCCTGTCTCAAGTTCTACCAATGTAGGTATTGTTTTATGTTCAATTTTAAATGCTGCGACTTGACCTTCCAGCATTTTCACAAATGCTTGGCAGCTTTTTTCATCGATACTTGCAGAATGCTTTGTCACATTAGGGATTGATATAAGAATCAACACAGATATAATAAGCAAAACAATCATCATTTCCACCAGAGTGAAACCTCGGTCATTTTTCAGTAGTTTTTTCATAATTTCTCCTTTATACAATGTTAATCATGTTATAAATAGGCAATAATATTGCCAAATAAGCACCAATGATAAAAACAGCCAAAATTAAAAATAAGGTTGGTTGAACTATACTTATATAACGAGAAAGCTTGCTTTCAATTTCTTGGCTAAGAAACTCATTATAGAGAGATAGCTCTCTGCCTAAATAACCACTATTTTCGCCGTGCACAACAAAATGGAATAATTCTGCTGTAAAAGAGTCTAAGAGGAAAACAGCCTGAGAAAACGATTCGCCATGTACAACCTTGTCTTTCATTTGTTTTCCGATAAACCGGAGCACTTTATGTTCCTTTTGAGAAATTAGTGCCTCCAATGATTGTTGTAATGACATACCACTTTCCATGAGTCCACCCATCTCTCTTGCAAAAACTCTTGTAAGTAGTAAACGATACCAGCTTCTCACTATAGGTAATTTCAAATAAATCAAGTGTTGCTTCTCTATGGGGAGCTTTTTCAATATCCTATAGGATAAAATTAATAGACAGGAACTAATTATCGCAGTTACGAAAAATATATTGGGCATTTGCAAAAGATAACCTGTCCAAGTCAAGGAATTGTCTGATGACTCATCTCCTTTAGAACCAATTAAAGACTCCATATTTGGTAAAAAGTAAATTCTAAACATCGTAAACAATAAAAAAAGTATCATAAATAAACATACCGGATACATCAATAAGTTATTTAAACGTTTTTTTGCACCTTCAAAAAATGCAGTATTCACACTCAATACAGCAATTGTTTGTTGTAATTGACCATGAACAGAAGCAAGATTCAATGGCAACAATAATCGACTTGGAAACCCTAATAATTTAAATACATCAACTACGGCTAATCCATTTCGTTGTACTTCAGTTATTCGTTTACTAACTGCCTTTGAATCTTTCACATGAAACGGTAATAACATACTGACCGATTCGTGAAATGTATATCCTTCCATCAAGAGATCACTTAGTCTACTCAAAAACGAGGAATGCATATTTGATGGAATTATTTGACGCTTCCTTTCCAAATAAACTTTAACCTTTTTCAATAACACCTTCTCTTACCCCTCTCTCAATTTGATAGGATAAGGAAAGAGTGTACGGAATACGGTAAGTTTTCCCTGAGAGCATAGATTGAAATGCTTCCTCTAACAATTCATCTGAAAGTATTTCAAACACAGCTGATAATTCAGATTCTACCCCTACTGAAGCAACAACTAGTCTTTGAGTAACGATACCGGTAATGGTTTGCCTTAACTCTTCTGTGGTGATTCCTAAATCTAATAGACGATAAAGAGATCCTACACCGTCCTTTGCATGAATGGTTGATACAACTAGATGACCTGTTAACGCTGCTTGTATAGCAGCTTTAGCTGTGGCCTCATCCCTAATTTCCCCTATCATAATCACATCTGGCGAATGGCGCAGTATAGCCTTTAAACCTGTAGAATAAGTTACTCCTGAACGTTCATTTACTTGGATTTGAAGTAAGTGAGATTGACTATTCTCTACTGGGTCCTCTAAAGAAATTACATGTCGATTTAAATTTTCTGCACAATATTTGGTAAGCGAATACATTGTAGTGGACTTTCCAGATCCAGTAGGTCCAACGAATAAGATTAGTCCTTGACGATTATTCGCAAGTTCTACAATTTTTTCCGTTGTATCTCTAAATAAAGACAGAGAATGAATAATTTTGGCGTTGTCATGCTGTTGGAGGCGAATTACCATACTTTCCTTTCCAAAAATGGAGGGAAGTGTAGAAACACGAAATGAGAATTTATGTGAATTGAATACTTGTTGAAAGGAACCGCTTTGTGGCTTTCTTCTTTCGCTGATATCAAGAGAGGATAAAAACTTGAAGAATGAAATGATACGCTCTCCTACATTCAAAGGGAGCTTGCCCGCTTCAAACATCTGAGAATTTTTTTTAAAGTAATAGATGTAGTCTTCTTCGTTAGGAATGACGTGTAAATCGGATGCACCAAATTTATGGGCTTTTATAAGTAAACGAAAACATTTTTGTTCTATTAGATTTTCTACTTGTTGCATAAGTTTCCTTTCCCCAGATACAAGTTGCGACCGCAAACAGCTTGTACTTAGTATTATACTTCCCTATTTATAAAAAAGGAAGTAGTTTTTTAAATTTTCTGTTATTTAAAAATGATTTTATTATTCTTTCGTTCTTGATTATAATAGTAACTAATACCAGAAAGAAGGTAATTGCATGCCAAATACTTTAAAGCTCACAAATGCTTTAGCAGATGAAACAAGGTATTCTATTTATCTATATATCGTAAAACAAGTACAATCAGTAAATGTACAACAAATTGCAGAACAATTCAGCATCCATCCTAATGTAGCGAGACTCCATCTAACTAAACTAAATGAATCTAAATTAGTTACTTCTGAGTTACTTAATAATAAAAAAGGCGGTCGTCCGGCGCGTATTTATAAACTTGCAGAACAACCTATTTACTTAAGTTTTCCTAAACAAGAGAATCATTTGCTGTTAGAGTGGTTATTAGAATTAGTAGAAACTATGGGCACAGAAGCGCTTGATAAAGCCAAAAAAATTAGTTATACTTCTGGATACAATTCTATACAACAGTCATTATTAGCAGATCCGAGCTTCGAACAAAAAATAGAGCTACTATCTGCTGCAGCCCTCTCTGTGGGTTATATTCCTAATATCGAGAATAAAGAAGGTAAACAAATTATTACATTCTCTATTTTTAATTGTCCTTATAAAGGACAACTATCCAAACATCCACATATAATTTGTAGTATTCATGAATCTTTTTTAAAAGGACAGTTTGATGCTTTGTTCCCTAATAATGAATTCATTCAGCTGGAAAGCAAACAAAATCACTGTAGCAATTGCGTATATCAAATAGAAGTTCTATAATGAATGCATAGATAATACATATTTGTGACAATGCAGAGTATAATGTGTAAAGAAAACTAATAATCAGTTTACATGTACGAACACTTTCATTTATAATAAATATGAGAATTATTTGTATGGTTTGTAAAAGGAGGGACTACAAATGGGCAATATGTATAAAGTAATGGCTTTCTGGACAGGGATTTTTGCAGTTATGTTTTATTTAGGTGATATGCCAGAAGCTTCTTTACTATTTTTAGCAAATACGGGATTATTCCTTCTTTTAGGGTTCTTAAACCTTTCAGAACGTATGTATATGTACATCTTCGGAGCTTACTTAATGTTCTTCTTCGCAGGATTTACATATTACACGACATTCATGCACGTACCAGGTGCAGGACATTAATAATTTGTTCCCAAAAAAGCAGCTCAATTTATTGAGCTGCTTTTTTATCTTTTTATATAATCTATTGTTTATTATTGTATTATTTCCACCTAAAAGGTTAAAGCTATATTGCATAGCGAAATCCGAACAACGTTGAACTCTGCTACAATCGGAAGCTTTCCACGAGCACGACCAACTGGATGTTGGTCAAGAAGGAGTTGCCACATGATGGTTGCACTTAGCCTTTGTCCCTTTTAATCGTTCTGCGGGGCTTTCTGATCGTGCTACGCTCGCGGAGTCATCGCCTATAACGAAAATCAACGAAATTGACTTTAAAAACTAATAAAAAATTGGGATATCACATAAACATCCGTATTTTTAAATGATTCAAATAAATGTATTAAAATCCATTTAAGAATGGATTCGACTCCATTTCGACTTCTATTGTTGTCGAAGGACCATGCCCTGGATAAACAAGGGTTGCTTCTGGCAACGTTAAAAGTTTTGTATGAATGGCTTTCATAAGTTCGGACTGGTTACCTCCTGGAAGATCTGTCCGTCCGACACTGTTTTGAAAAAGTGTATCTCCCACAATTGCAAAGCTTTCTTGTTTAAAATAATAGGTTAAGCTACCAGGTGAATGTCCTGGTGTATGTAAAAGCTCCATATGGAATTCACCAATTTTCAACTCTGACTCACTATTATTTAATAAAAAATCTGCCTCATTACAAATTATTGACGGGATTTCTGCATATTTTGATGAGCCATTTTTTGAAGGATCCCCCAACCATTTTTTCTCTGATGAATGGATATACACTGGAATATCAAAACTTCCTCTCACTTGTTCAACAGCTCCAATATGGTCAAAATGTGCATGAGTCAATAAAATAGCTAACGGTTTCATCTTTAATCGATGAAGCTCGCTAATTATTTTCTCCCCTTCTCCTCCTGGATCAAAGATTAGGCATTGCTTCGTTGAATTTGAAACAATATAACAATTTGTTTGAATATAACCTAGTGGATAAGTTCTAACGTTTAACATAATAATCACCTCTTACTTATCTTATACGATATATCATCTATTGTTCAATAATTCACCACTTTTCTACTCGACAAAACTAACATTAAGAATTACAATAGAAGAGGAATATGCAAATGCGACATTCATTTTCTGATGTCGAAAGGAGTGTCTTTTCATGAACTTATTAATGGTTATCTTTGGACTAGTTACACTTTTAGCTGTAGTTGGCACTTATCAAGCTTTTAAAGAAAAGAATGTGTTAGGGGTTCTATTTAACTTTGGTACATTCGCTGTTTTTGGCTTCTTTACAGTCATGACAATCGTGAACCAAGGCTTCCCACCAAGCTTACACTAAAACCAAATGAAAAAAGCTGCTATACATCACTTAAATGTATAGCAGCTTTTTTTCTATTCATTTAAATAAATCCATTTCTTCTCGTCCAAAGGATTTGTAGAAATCCAAGTTTCTTTTGTATATCCTCCTAAACAAATTTCTCCATTAGGAGAGCAAGAAATAGGCTGTTCATCCATTTCCCCGAATATTTGTTGGTCATCTAAAGAAATCTTTGAAAGAACACTCTTTTGGCTAATATCATCCTGATTTCTAGACTCTTTAGCATTTAGTAAGATAAATTCTGTTGGTGAAATTATAGACATAGTTGGGGTGACCCATTCGGAATAATTTGAAACTGCAGGGGTTACCCATTCGAATTTTTTAGTACCATTCGACTCTTCAAAACGATACTCAAATTCTTTTTGCTCTTCGTTTATTTGAACATAAACAATCGCTTCTCCAATATTTGTCACATCTAATACCTTGTCTTCACCAGTACTTTTTAAGGTTTCATCTAAGATTGAGTAAAGAAAAAGTTCACTCCCATCTAGGCCAGAGTCAGACCATCTAAAAACCATTAAATTTTCCTCGTCATACCATTTCACAAACGGGTTTTCTATTTCGATAGAAGTTAACTCCTGTGTGGCTCCATCATATACGAATGTACTATAAGACCAATCCTCATAAAATGTTGAGAAAACAACTAAGTTTGGGTTTGTAGGATGCCAATCCATGTATATTTCTGCGGATTCAAACGATAGGCTTTGAAGAACAAATCCATTTTTATGTAAAAATTGAATTTCTGCGGATGAAGAATCTTTGGAAGTATGTAATAAAATCATTTCTTTAGAAGGATGAATGGTCCCTTGAATAATCGGAGTAGTCGTAGTATAAATTGTCCGCCAACTATTTGTTGAAACACTATAAGACTTAACTAACCATTGCCCCTTTTCCACAACAATAAAAACTACTTCTTCGTTAGACAACCATCCTACTACACTATGAAGGGCATTGTTATCCAACAAAATAGATGGTATCTCTGCATTTTTTTCAACTTCACCAATATCGGATGGTATTTTATCTTCATTCTCCTGATCTACTTTAGGAATTTTTGTTTCCTTTTCCGTACAAGCTTGAAGGAAGATGATACAAAATAATAATATAACAATTTTCTTCAACATACTCCCCCCTTCTTAACATAATAGACGAATGTAAATCCATTTTGTTTCATATAAAAAGCACAGACAAAATAAATGTCCGTGCTTTTTCTTATTCATCTTCTTTTAATGCCTCATTAATAAGCAAGTTCCCAGTCTTCAAATCATAAAAGCGCAATAAATCTCCATTAATGATTTGATCGGAATAGCCAAGTTCCTGAGTAGCTCTATCTATATAAGGCTGACAGCTATCTACTTCTATTTGCAAACCGGTAGTATTATCATAGCAAGCATTACCAGCATATACAACTTTGTCAGTTACAAATCCACCGTCACGGAACACAACAAATTCTTCATGCTCTTCTGAGAACAAATCTGCTCCAAGCTGCATATCTTTAGATGTGTCAACGCCTAAGGCATGTAAAATCGTTGGACGCAAATCGATTTGACCAGATGTTTCAGTAATTTCTTTACCATCTCCACTATTTGGAATATGAACGAATAGTGGAACACGTTGAAGTTTCGCTGATTCATATGGAGTTATTTCTTTTTCTAAATATTGCTCCATTGCCTTATTGTGATTTTCAGAAATACCATAGTGATCTCCGTACATAACGATGATAGAGTTATCATATAATCCTTGTTCTTTTAGGTCCTCAAAAAATAGTTTCAATGCTTCATCCATATATCGAACAGATTGGAAATATCTATTGAGTGTATTAGAGTTGGAATTATACTCTGGTATAAGCTTATCTTCTTCATCCAAAGTAAAAGGATGATGATTTGTTAAGGTTATTAAACGAGAATAAAATGGCTGAGGCATATCTGCCATCAAATCGACTGATTGCTCTAGGAAAGGAATATCCTTCATACCCCAGTTAACAGCATCCTCTTCGTTCACTACAAAACTTTGTTCATCATAATACTTTTGAATGTCCAATGCTCTATACATAATATCTCGATTCCAGAAACTTTTGTTATTAGGATGCAAAACGTTTGTAAAATATCCTTCTTCATTTAAGCTTTCTGCCATCGAATGGAATGTGTTTCCACTATGCGTAAAGAATACCGCTCCTCCACCTAATGGATATAGAGAATTTTCTAGTAAAAACTCAGAGTCGGACGTTTTTCCTAACCCAGTTTGATGATAAAAATTAGAGAAATAATATGTGTCCTTATCTTGCGTTAGTGAATTTAAAAATGGAGTAACTTCATGACCATTCATATCATTATTAATAACGAAAGATTGTAAGGATTCCATCGAAACTACGATTAAATTACGATCCTTGGCAACACCAAACATGTTTTCATTAGCATCTACTTGGTTAGATCGAACATAGTTATTTACTTCTACTAACTCACTACCATCGGCAAGCGCTCTTTGAGCATGTGATTTAGATTGGATATATATATCATATAAATGATAGTTATACGGTCCAATATTTTTTACAAGCATCTCACGATCAAAGCTTCGTGTTAATAGTTGTGGTCGTTCAATTTCAGATAAACCTAAGTTTAAAAATAGAATTGCTGCAACCATTACAAAATAAGCTCTTCTTACAGCAGGCTTAACAAGCGTAACTTTGTCTCCAATTTTCAACCACTTTAATGCAATAATGATGATGGCAACATCTGTGAAATAGAAAATATCTGTTAAAAAGATACTTTCTGCTGCCGATGAACCCAAATCGCCAAAATTACTTGTTTGAAATAGCACCGGAATTGTAATGAAATCTGTGAAAAAACGGTAAAATACTGCATTAGCATATACAACAGCTGAAAGTATTATACTAGAAATTACTATATATCTATTTCTACCTTTAGGACTCTTAAAGAACAATGAAAGTCCGTAGATAAATAGTAAAAAACTAAGCGGATTTATAAAAAGTATCAGTTGTTGCATCAAATTTTCAATATCCATGTCAAAGCTGGTGTGGTAAACAATATAGGTTTTTATCCATGTTGCCACAACAGCAAGAATCAGAATAGAATGTGTTGGCCAATTTCTCTTCTTCATGCCTACACCCTCCCCTTTTTTACTCTTTAGTTAAATATGTTAAAAGTAACAGAACTTATCTTAATCCTTTCTTTACAATAAATCAATATAAAAGAATAAGGATTTTGATACAATTGTACAAGTCTTTCATACCATACCCTATATAAGACGGATTCAACCAGTAAAAAGTTTCATTTTTTTATAAAAACATAAAACGTCAGAGTAGAATCAACTCTGACGTGTTCTAAATTTTACTATTACTTTGTTCTTGTCTCAGTAACAAAATGGCTATTTGAAAGTCTTTTGCCTCAATCATTTGCATTTTATATAGCTCTCTTATTTCATCTTCCATTATTTCTAAATCTGCTAGTCGATCTTTCGTATATACATATATACCAAATCGTTTTAAAAGTTGCATAACGTCGTATACTGAATTCATACTATTCATCCTTCTCGCGAATCTGTTTGCACAAAAAAATTTCGTTCGGTGTAATGATTTTATCTACAGGTAAATCAAATACATCATATTCAACGTTTTTCACCACTTGAATATCAAATGCCAATGACAGTGTGTCTCCCTTAAAATTCGTTAAGAAACGGTCATAATAGCCTCCACCATATCCTATCCGGTATCCCGTTTCGCTATATACAATCCCAGGAACGACTAGTATATCAATCTCCTGAGGAATGATCGCTTTAGACGTAAGAGGATTAGGTTCAAGTAAGTGCATATAAACGCGTTCTAATTGGTCAAAATTTTGGATTTGGTAGAATATCATTGATCTATCCAAAGGTGAACATTTAGGAACAACAACATTTATTCCCATGCTCCATAATTGTTTTATTATACTCCATGTATCCACTTCAGGGAAGCTAGATATTGTTAATCCGATAGTGGAAGCGTCTAAAACTGCTATTTGTCGTAAAAACTTTTCTTCAATTTGTTTTGAGTAATTATTATATGTAACCTCATCTAAAGATGTTAACTGCTTTCTCATAGCGTTTCTCATAATTTTCTTTGTCATTGTTATACCTCCAAACAATAGAAAAAAACCAAAACCATACTAGGTTTTGGTTTAGGTTATTATTTAGTTTCTCTATGAAGAGTCATTTTCTTATCACGTGAGCAATACTTTTTAAGTTCAAGACGTTCTGGATTGTTACGCTTGTTTTTCTTAGAAATATAGTTGCGCTCTCCGCAATCTGTACAAGCTAATGTAATATTAACGCGCATGGTTGTCCCTCCCACTCTTTGTCAGGATTAAATATAAAACTTGAGCATGATTTATACGACTAACCAATTATAGCATATATCCAAATAAAATCTACTATTAATACAGGAAATTATTCAATTTTTTTTCGGATATGGTAGTATGAGTATAGGAATATAACAATAGAGGTGAATACTATGGACTTTTCCATCATTATAATGTTTATTGGAGTTGTATTAATAACAATTTCTTTTTTCTTCAAGGACTCCTCCAAAAAAATGGAGTCGGAATTAGAAGACCTATCGTTCACGGTTTATCAAGAAACGAACGCTATCAAGCGAAGACTTAAAGTAGTAGAGGAAGAACTACTTATCGAATCTTCAAAAGTCTCTATACCGGTTAAAAAACAAACGAAGCACGTCATCCATGATATTATAAAAAATCAAGTGCTGGAATTGCATAAACAAGGTTATTCGTTAAAAGAAATTAGTGACCGTTCCTCTTTAACCATTGATGAAATAAAATACGTAATTGGTGGTGGAAAGTGATGAATAAGACTATTCGGAATATAGGAATTGGCTTATTTCTTGCTGGAGCAGCATTTCAAATAGAAGGATTCGTCGTAAAAGAAGATATTACTTCTACAA is drawn from Psychrobacillus sp. INOP01 and contains these coding sequences:
- the gcvT gene encoding glycine cleavage system aminomethyltransferase GcvT, yielding MAEKLKRTPLFDVYANYGGKTIDFGGWELPVQFSSIKAEHEAVRTKAGLFDVSHMGEIILTGTDSEEYLQNIMTNDVSKLVDGQAQYTAMCYKDGGIVDDLLIYKIEDNHYLLVVNAGNIEKDYKWMQENVIGDVTLVNKSEDYGLLALQGPLAQVILQKLTTKSLDEIGFFRFANNVEVAGKNVIISRTGYTGEDGFEIYASANDVTDLWSSILDAGSEEGILPCGLGARDTLRFEACLPLYGQELTKDISPLEANIGFVVKLKKEQDFNGKSILLEQKENGVPRKSIGIEMIDKGIPRTGYPVFVDNKQIGHVTSGTQSPTLKKNIGLAIIDATFAELGQEVEIEIRNKRLKAVTVATPFYKREK
- a CDS encoding shikimate kinase, encoding MYKVYLVGFMGSGKSAIGRRLSFFLKMPYYDMDKEIVRLQNRTIPEIFEQEGEAYFRKVETDFLENFRNESCIISTGGGVAMNEKNIEVMRRTGLVLYLDATFEDIWMRIKNDKNRPIVQNSTKEELEQLFKMRKWFYKKAAHITIRTEHRPLRQITEYAGYQVNRLKGG
- the comGF gene encoding competence type IV pilus minor pilin ComGF; this translates as MCANYKMKIRDQSGYTLLEGILHLAVFMLFAQVLVGTMWWLTKTEANVTDTTETEWALFIQYVDSFLTEVDSIEVYENSRGITIRKGQTNYKVELYKNLIRKIKNLDGHEQMLLNIESLFVEMEGNSLLMKMNFLNGVEKVHVFYVTFRTE
- the comGD gene encoding competence type IV pilus minor pilin ComGD, with amino-acid sequence MNKFVLTKFKLNEKGYTLIEMLLVLTIVMVVSSSVLFITSTKMKDMEEERFYRQLHLDILRLQAISIGENRYTYLNFPNNRTQYKAESAGTVWFENDLPKNMRLSDESTLKVISFHPNGNINSFGNLLFETERGVKRITFYIGRGVINYEK
- the comGC gene encoding competence type IV pilus major pilin ComGC; its protein translation is MKKLLKNDRGFTLVEMMIVLLIISVLILISIPNVTKHSASIDEKSCQAFVKMLEGQVAAFKIEHKTIPTLVELETGGYLPGENTTCPNGETVTIDPATGKVTSE
- the comGB gene encoding competence type IV pilus assembly protein ComGB, producing MKKVKVYLERKRQIIPSNMHSSFLSRLSDLLMEGYTFHESVSMLLPFHVKDSKAVSKRITEVQRNGLAVVDVFKLLGFPSRLLLPLNLASVHGQLQQTIAVLSVNTAFFEGAKKRLNNLLMYPVCLFMILFLLFTMFRIYFLPNMESLIGSKGDESSDNSLTWTGYLLQMPNIFFVTAIISSCLLILSYRILKKLPIEKQHLIYLKLPIVRSWYRLLLTRVFAREMGGLMESGMSLQQSLEALISQKEHKVLRFIGKQMKDKVVHGESFSQAVFLLDSFTAELFHFVVHGENSGYLGRELSLYNEFLSQEIESKLSRYISIVQPTLFLILAVFIIGAYLAILLPIYNMINIV
- the comGA gene encoding competence type IV pilus ATPase ComGA; amino-acid sequence: MQQVENLIEQKCFRLLIKAHKFGASDLHVIPNEEDYIYYFKKNSQMFEAGKLPLNVGERIISFFKFLSSLDISERRKPQSGSFQQVFNSHKFSFRVSTLPSIFGKESMVIRLQQHDNAKIIHSLSLFRDTTEKIVELANNRQGLILFVGPTGSGKSTTMYSLTKYCAENLNRHVISLEDPVENSQSHLLQIQVNERSGVTYSTGLKAILRHSPDVIMIGEIRDEATAKAAIQAALTGHLVVSTIHAKDGVGSLYRLLDLGITTEELRQTITGIVTQRLVVASVGVESELSAVFEILSDELLEEAFQSMLSGKTYRIPYTLSLSYQIERGVREGVIEKG
- a CDS encoding metalloregulator ArsR/SmtB family transcription factor; the encoded protein is MPNTLKLTNALADETRYSIYLYIVKQVQSVNVQQIAEQFSIHPNVARLHLTKLNESKLVTSELLNNKKGGRPARIYKLAEQPIYLSFPKQENHLLLEWLLELVETMGTEALDKAKKISYTSGYNSIQQSLLADPSFEQKIELLSAAALSVGYIPNIENKEGKQIITFSIFNCPYKGQLSKHPHIICSIHESFLKGQFDALFPNNEFIQLESKQNHCSNCVYQIEVL
- a CDS encoding DUF2626 family protein, with the protein product MGNMYKVMAFWTGIFAVMFYLGDMPEASLLFLANTGLFLLLGFLNLSERMYMYIFGAYLMFFFAGFTYYTTFMHVPGAGH